A window of Macrococcus sp. 19Msa1099 genomic DNA:
GATAATGTTTTCGGATTCCATCCATAGAATCTGATGACAGGCGGCAGCTTTCCTTGTGCTACTAAGTTAAGCAATGCTTCATCCATCGCCATATTATAATATGGATCATTATTGTGTGTATTGATAAACAACCATTCTTCCTGCATATGCAACCCTCTTTACTGTATGTCTATAGTTTTAAAAAATACTTTGAAAATAAAGTATATTATATCTATAATATATCTATGAAATAAAAAGGAGGAATACCTGTATGAATTTCTGGTATGTGTTAGGTATTGTTCTTCTCTTACTATTCATCTATATACTTGTTAATTACTTTATTAATCGTAAAGCTGTTACTGAGTTAAGTCAAGATGAGTTTCAACAAGGGTTAAGAAGAGCACAAGTAATCGATTTACGCGAGAAGGCTGACTATGATTATGGTCATATCATCGGGGCAAGAAATATTCCGATGTCAATATTTAGAACACGTATGCTAGGTCTACGTAAAGATCAGCCCATCTACTTCGTCGATGCGAACGGTATTTCAAGCTATCGTGCTGCACGAATGATGAAGAAGCATGGATATAATGATATCTATATGCTTAAAAATGGCTATAAAGGCTGGACTGGCAAAATTAAGTCAAAATAAAACAAGGTTAAGACATGCGTCTTAACCTTGTTTTTTTATACTACTTCTCGTTTGAACCTTCATACTTTAAAACCGGTTTACGTGCTGCTAATGTTTCATCTAATCTACCGATCACCGTGTGATGTGGTGCTTCTAGTACGATATCCGGATTCTCTTCAGCTTCTTTAGCGATTTGAATCATCGTATCACAGAATGAATCTAGCGTTTCTTTTGATTCTGTTTCTGTCGGTTCGATCATCATACATTCTTCTACGTTAAGCGGGAAGTAGATTGTTGGTGGATGGAAGTTGAAGTCTAACAGGCGTTTCGCCATATCTAAAGTTCTAACACCAAGTTTCTTCTGTTTAGATCCACTAATTACGAATTCGTGCTTACAATGACGGTCATATGGTAATACGAAGTAATCCTGCAGACGACGCATCATGTAGTTCGCATTTAGCACTGCAACTTCTGAAGCTTCTTTCAGACCATCTGGACCCATCGTACGAATATACGTATAGGCACGTAAGTAGATACCAAAGTTACCATAGAAAGGTTTAACGCGACCAATTGATTGTGGTCGGTCGTTATCAAATTTAAAACCATCTTCCCCTTTAATGATATGTGGTTTTGGTAAGAATGGCACTAGATCTGCTTTCACACCCACTGGTCCAGAACCTGGTCCACCACCACCGTGAGGTCCAGTAAACGTTTTATGTAAGTTCAAGTGAACTGCGTCAAATCCCATGTCTCCAGGGCGTACTTTACTCATAATCGCATTTAAGTTTGCGCCATCATAGTATAATTTACCGCCGGCAGCATGTACGATTTCACGGATTTCTAAAATATCTTCTTCGAATAAACCTAAAGTATTTGGGTTTGTCAACATGATTGCAGCCGTATCATCACCTACAACACGCTTTAAGTCCTCGATATCAACTAGCCCGAATTCATTTGATTTAACGGTTACTGTTTCAAAGCCAGCAACTGTTGCAGATGCAGGGTTAGTACCGTGTGCTGAGTCAGGTACGATGACTTTTGTGCGGTTATGGTCTCCATTCGCTTCATGGTAAGCACGAATCATCATAAGTGCAGTCCATTCACCATGAGCCCCCGCTGCTGGTTGAAGCGTTACTTCATCCATACCTGTAATTTCTTTTAAGTGTTCTTGTAAATCGTAGATTACTTCTAAAGAACCTTGAATTGTTTTTTCATCTTGAAGCGGGTGAGCGTTCGCAAAGCCTGACATACGTGCGACTTTTTCATTAATCTTTGGATTGTACTTCATCGTACAAGAACCTAGTGGATAGAACCCAGAGTCTACACCATGGTTTTTATTTGAAAGTTCGGTATAATGACGCATTAAATCTAGTTCCGCTACTTCAGGCAGCATCGGGCGTTCTTTACGGATGAACTTACTATCTAATAAATCTTCGACTTTTTTATTTTCTACTTCTAATTCTGGTAATGAATAGCTGAAACGATTTTCTTTTGAACGTTCAAAAATTAACGGAGAGCTTCCTTTAAGCATTGAACACACCTACTTTCGCGATAAATGTATCAATTTCTTCTTTCGTACGTAATTCAGTTACTGCAATTAACATATGGTTATGATATGTCTCTTCAACTTGACCTAAGTCATATCCACCAATAAAACCTTCATCAAGAAGCTTTTCATTAATCTCTTTAACCGGATGATTAAATTTCACTACGAATTCATTAAATGTTGTTCCTTCAAGCACTTCGAATCCTTCTTCAATCATACGTGATTTCATATAATTTGCTTTTTGTAAGTTCTGGTTCGCCATTTCATAGACGCCATTCTTACCTAATGCACTCATTGCAACTGACGCAGCTAAAGCATTTAAAGCTTGATTAGAACAGATATTTGATGTTGCTTTATCACGACGAATATGTTGTTCACGCGCTTGTAATGTTAATACAAATCCGCGGTTTCCTTCATCATCCTGTGTCTGTCCAACAAGGCGTCCCGGCATTTTACGCATTAACTTCTTCGTTGCTGCAAAGTAACCACAGTGTGGCCCACCCAGTTGTGCTGGAATACCAAATACTTGTGCATCTCCAACAACTAAGTCTGCCCCGAATTCTCCAGGTGGTGTTAATAGACCTAGACTCATCGGATTACTCGAAACTACGAATAAGGCCTTAGTGCCTTCAGTGAAAGATTTGATTGTTTCTAAATCCTCTATACTTCCGAAGAAGTTTGGATATTGCACCATTACACATGCAGTATCTTCGTCAATTGCTGCTTTTAAAGCATCTAAATCCGTAACGGTATCTTTCACATCAATTTCAACTACTTCTAGATGTTGACCTTTTGCGTAAGTGTGTAATACTGCGCGTGATTGATCGTTCACTGCTTTTGAAACAATAATCTTCTTATTTCTCGTATGACCACATGCAAGCATTGCTGCTTCCGCAAATGATGTACCTCCATCATACATAGAAGAGTTCGCACAATCCATACCAGTAAGTTCTGCAATCATCGTCTGGAATTCAAAGATGGCTTGTAATTCACCTTGTGAAATTTCAGGTTGATAAGGAGTATATGCAGTATAGAATTCACTACGTGAAATCACATGATCTACCACTGTCGGAATATAATGATCATATACGCCTGCACCTAAAAATGACACATGTGTATCACTCGTTACGTTCTTGTTTGCAAGCGCCTGTAATTCTCTTAGTAACGGAGTTTCAGATTTACGTGGCTTGATATTTAAATCGCCCTGGAAACGTACTTTCTCAGGTATGTCCTGGAACAACTCATCAACTGAGTTGATACCGATTGTCTCCATCATTTCTTTTTTATCAGTTTCTGTTAATGGTATATAACGATGACTCATTTTCTTCGCCCCTTAATTTTTATGGAATGGAGTTTTAACAACTTTTGCTGGAATACGTTTTTTACGAACTTGTACATAAACTTCTGTATCAATTGCTGTAAAATCTGTATCAATTAATGCTAAAGCAATTGAACGGCCAGTTAATGGTGATTGCGTTCCACTAGTAACATAACCGATTTTATTATCCTTATTATCAAACACTTCATAGTCAGTACGTGCAATCCCGCGTTCTAACAGTTCAATACCAGCAGATTTACGCTTTACACCTTCTGACTTTTGAGTTTCAAGTACTGACTTGCCGATAAAGTTGCCTTTATCAAGTTTAACGCTGAAGCCCATCTTAGCTTCATAAGGTGTTATATCAGTTGATAAATCTTGTCCGTGTAGCGGTAATGCCGCTTCTAAACGTAACGTGTCTCGAGCACCAAGACCACAAGGCGTAACACCTAAATTAAGCAGTGCTTCCCAGATTGCTACCGTATCTTCGGCTTTACAATAAATTTCAAAGCCATATTCACCAGTGTAACCTGATTGACTTAAGATTACGTTTTTACCGAAAATTTCAACATCTTTTAAAAATTCAAATAATTTCATTTCCGAAATATCTTCCTTAACTTCAGGTGCAAGCTTTTCTAAAGTTTTAGGCCCTTGTACTGCAATTTGTCCATATTCAGAAGATACGTTCGTTATTGTTACACCATCTTTTTCATGTGATTTTAACCATTCGAAGTCAATATCAGTATTTCCGGCATTTACTACGAGTAAGTATTTATTCTCTCCTAATTTATATACAACAAGGTCGTCAATGACACCACCATCTTCATTACAGATCATTGTATACTGAGCTTTTTTATCAGTCATTTTAGATGCATCATTTGTAAGTACATACTGAAGATATTCAAGTGCATGCTCACCTTCGACAATAATTTCACCCATATGACTGACATCAAACATCCCTACGCCTTCTCTAACAGTGATATGTTCTTCTTTAATGCTAGAAAATTGAACAGGTAAAGCCCAACCAGAAAAATCAATTACTTTTGCACCATCTTCCAGATATTTTTCATAAAGTGGTGTTTTCTTTAATTCTGACATGATATTCCTCCTAATTGTTAAAAATAAAAACAGCATAGCATAGTGCTATCCTGCTTCATTACAGGGTTTGTCCGGAAATTATCCTTTTGCCTGAGAGTTTAATATAGCGATGCCCCTTCGGCGATGATTTATCATTCTCTCTAACTTCCTTCTTCCGCAATAATAAAATTGTGAATTTCCTGCACACAGTCTGACAGTTCATCATCATTGTTAACGCTAATGTATGCGATTTCATTATAACGTGAACGTCTTCCAAAGTACAAGTCTTTAATGGCATCAAATGATCTATTCATCGCATTCGGACGATTAGCATCATTTATAATTCTATTATACACAGTGTTAATGTTCGTATCTACCCATATATTCATTTTATTTTCTTTTAAAAGTGAAATATTGTTCGGATTTTCGACAATTCCACCACCTGTAGCTAATATAATATTCATGTTTATGTGTTTTTTTAAAACGATATGTTCCAACGTTCTGAAGTAAGTTTCTCCGTACTGGTCAAATATATCCTTGATCTTCATATTCATTTCTAATTCAATTTGTTCATCGATATCAACAAACTTTATCCCGAGCTTTCGTGCTAATAAATTACCGATTGTTGTTTTTCCAACACCCATAAATCCTACAAGTACATAAGCCAACTAAACACCTCTTTTTTCTACAGACTTTAGAATCTCTTCATAATAATACTGTTCAAGATGATCCATTGTCTTTAATTTTAACATGAATCTGTTGCTATAATAACTTAAAAAAAAGACTGTTAAAAATAATAGAATCAGTAAATATGGCGTTATAAACCCATTATAGAACCTGATATTTCTTTGCGAGAGATTCATTTTTTGATTGCAGAGATATGTATAGATGTTCATCTTCTATAAAAAAGACTCCTTCCTTAATGCCTTCCAGCATGATGATGTAA
This region includes:
- a CDS encoding rhodanese-like domain-containing protein — translated: MNFWYVLGIVLLLLFIYILVNYFINRKAVTELSQDEFQQGLRRAQVIDLREKADYDYGHIIGARNIPMSIFRTRMLGLRKDQPIYFVDANGISSYRAARMMKKHGYNDIYMLKNGYKGWTGKIKSK
- the gcvPB gene encoding aminomethyl-transferring glycine dehydrogenase subunit GcvPB, whose protein sequence is MLKGSSPLIFERSKENRFSYSLPELEVENKKVEDLLDSKFIRKERPMLPEVAELDLMRHYTELSNKNHGVDSGFYPLGSCTMKYNPKINEKVARMSGFANAHPLQDEKTIQGSLEVIYDLQEHLKEITGMDEVTLQPAAGAHGEWTALMMIRAYHEANGDHNRTKVIVPDSAHGTNPASATVAGFETVTVKSNEFGLVDIEDLKRVVGDDTAAIMLTNPNTLGLFEEDILEIREIVHAAGGKLYYDGANLNAIMSKVRPGDMGFDAVHLNLHKTFTGPHGGGGPGSGPVGVKADLVPFLPKPHIIKGEDGFKFDNDRPQSIGRVKPFYGNFGIYLRAYTYIRTMGPDGLKEASEVAVLNANYMMRRLQDYFVLPYDRHCKHEFVISGSKQKKLGVRTLDMAKRLLDFNFHPPTIYFPLNVEECMMIEPTETESKETLDSFCDTMIQIAKEAEENPDIVLEAPHHTVIGRLDETLAARKPVLKYEGSNEK
- the gcvPA gene encoding aminomethyl-transferring glycine dehydrogenase subunit GcvPA, which gives rise to MSHRYIPLTETDKKEMMETIGINSVDELFQDIPEKVRFQGDLNIKPRKSETPLLRELQALANKNVTSDTHVSFLGAGVYDHYIPTVVDHVISRSEFYTAYTPYQPEISQGELQAIFEFQTMIAELTGMDCANSSMYDGGTSFAEAAMLACGHTRNKKIIVSKAVNDQSRAVLHTYAKGQHLEVVEIDVKDTVTDLDALKAAIDEDTACVMVQYPNFFGSIEDLETIKSFTEGTKALFVVSSNPMSLGLLTPPGEFGADLVVGDAQVFGIPAQLGGPHCGYFAATKKLMRKMPGRLVGQTQDDEGNRGFVLTLQAREQHIRRDKATSNICSNQALNALAASVAMSALGKNGVYEMANQNLQKANYMKSRMIEEGFEVLEGTTFNEFVVKFNHPVKEINEKLLDEGFIGGYDLGQVEETYHNHMLIAVTELRTKEEIDTFIAKVGVFNA
- the gcvT gene encoding glycine cleavage system aminomethyltransferase GcvT — encoded protein: MMSELKKTPLYEKYLEDGAKVIDFSGWALPVQFSSIKEEHITVREGVGMFDVSHMGEIIVEGEHALEYLQYVLTNDASKMTDKKAQYTMICNEDGGVIDDLVVYKLGENKYLLVVNAGNTDIDFEWLKSHEKDGVTITNVSSEYGQIAVQGPKTLEKLAPEVKEDISEMKLFEFLKDVEIFGKNVILSQSGYTGEYGFEIYCKAEDTVAIWEALLNLGVTPCGLGARDTLRLEAALPLHGQDLSTDITPYEAKMGFSVKLDKGNFIGKSVLETQKSEGVKRKSAGIELLERGIARTDYEVFDNKDNKIGYVTSGTQSPLTGRSIALALIDTDFTAIDTEVYVQVRKKRIPAKVVKTPFHKN
- a CDS encoding shikimate kinase; translation: MAYVLVGFMGVGKTTIGNLLARKLGIKFVDIDEQIELEMNMKIKDIFDQYGETYFRTLEHIVLKKHINMNIILATGGGIVENPNNISLLKENKMNIWVDTNINTVYNRIINDANRPNAMNRSFDAIKDLYFGRRSRYNEIAYISVNNDDELSDCVQEIHNFIIAEEGS